One Algibacter sp. L3A6 genomic region harbors:
- a CDS encoding PDZ domain-containing protein encodes MKKLSIIVIIFVFMMSCSSTTDITEIYVSQNEVANANGSKDAPFSNISEAIKKATEIKSANAGAQVVINILPGAYRLSEAINIPASLSGLTIKGAGASEVSIKGSQVLEAKWKAFSNNVFVTNVPAGLDFDQFLVNGKPQILARYPNYDESAQYWQGYAADAISKERVATWANPEGAIFNALHNGRWGGFHFEITGVNDDGTPILSGGQQNNRGSKPHEEYRMVENVFEELDSAGEWFLDKKRNKLFYWPESISAINDLNLEVSVLKDLIQVVGTLENPVKDVTISGIKFENTTRTFMEDFEPLLRSDWTIYRGAVVFFEGTENCKLEHSEFTNLGGNVIMASKYNKGLEIKDNYIHDCGASAVSFVGDVSAVRSPALTYREFVPVAEMDTVSGPKGELYPRECLVDNNLIHRIGRVEKQTAGVQIAMAMDITVSRNSIYDVPRAGINIGDGTWGGHILEFNDVFNTVLETSDHGSFNSWGRDRFWHPNRRIMDSLTTANPDMPKWDAIKTTIIRNNRFRCDHGWDVDLDDGSSNYHIYNNLMLNSGLKLREGFNRVAENNIMVNNSLHPHVWFVNSEDVFKHNIVQKSYQDVRLSGWGKEMDYNFFPNEESMLKAQIYNRDLHSAFGDPMFKDPASLDFSVAENSPALKIGFKNFPMDQFGVQNAELKKMAKTPEIPVMRDPSEENKKGNLVVAWLRNDLKSVESEQEQSAYGLNTPEGVILLKVWSGSPAVKNDGLKKGDVILEADGKKVKTVKDFFQINVENKTDKLDLVIMRNQSEKKITINTK; translated from the coding sequence ATGAAAAAACTAAGTATAATTGTAATAATTTTTGTTTTTATGATGTCTTGTTCGTCGACCACGGACATTACGGAAATTTATGTGTCTCAAAATGAAGTCGCAAATGCAAACGGAAGTAAAGACGCGCCTTTTTCAAATATTTCTGAAGCTATAAAAAAAGCAACTGAAATAAAATCGGCTAATGCGGGTGCTCAGGTTGTTATTAATATTTTACCAGGAGCATATCGTTTATCGGAAGCTATAAACATACCAGCCTCATTAAGTGGTTTAACGATAAAAGGAGCAGGTGCTTCAGAAGTTAGTATAAAAGGATCTCAGGTTTTAGAGGCTAAATGGAAGGCTTTTAGCAATAATGTTTTTGTAACTAATGTTCCTGCAGGTTTAGATTTCGATCAGTTTTTAGTAAACGGAAAACCACAAATTTTAGCACGTTATCCAAATTATGATGAGAGTGCTCAATATTGGCAAGGCTATGCTGCCGATGCTATTTCTAAAGAGCGTGTTGCAACTTGGGCAAATCCTGAAGGTGCAATTTTTAATGCATTACACAACGGAAGATGGGGCGGTTTTCATTTTGAAATAACAGGAGTTAATGATGATGGAACACCCATTTTAAGTGGAGGACAACAAAACAATAGAGGTTCAAAACCGCACGAAGAATACCGTATGGTAGAAAATGTGTTTGAAGAGCTTGATAGTGCAGGCGAGTGGTTTTTAGATAAAAAACGAAATAAATTATTCTATTGGCCAGAAAGTATAAGTGCTATTAACGATTTAAATCTTGAGGTTTCAGTATTAAAAGATTTAATTCAAGTGGTTGGAACTTTGGAAAATCCTGTAAAAGATGTTACCATTTCGGGTATTAAATTCGAAAATACTACACGTACATTTATGGAAGATTTCGAGCCGTTATTACGTAGCGACTGGACGATTTATCGTGGTGCTGTAGTCTTTTTTGAAGGCACCGAAAACTGTAAACTAGAGCATAGTGAATTTACCAACTTAGGTGGTAACGTTATTATGGCGAGTAAATACAATAAAGGTTTAGAAATTAAAGATAATTACATTCACGATTGTGGAGCGAGTGCTGTTTCATTTGTGGGCGATGTGTCGGCTGTAAGATCACCAGCTTTAACTTATAGAGAGTTTGTGCCTGTAGCAGAAATGGATACTGTTTCTGGACCTAAAGGTGAATTGTATCCGCGTGAATGTTTGGTGGATAATAATTTAATTCACCGTATTGGTCGTGTAGAAAAACAAACGGCCGGTGTGCAAATTGCTATGGCGATGGATATTACGGTAAGTCGTAACAGTATTTACGATGTGCCAAGAGCAGGTATTAATATTGGTGATGGTACTTGGGGCGGACATATTTTAGAGTTTAACGATGTATTTAATACCGTTTTAGAAACTAGCGACCATGGTTCGTTTAACTCATGGGGAAGAGACCGTTTTTGGCATCCAAACCGTCGTATTATGGATAGCTTAACTACAGCTAATCCAGATATGCCAAAATGGGACGCTATAAAAACGACAATTATTAGAAATAACCGTTTTCGTTGCGATCATGGTTGGGATGTTGATTTAGACGATGGTTCATCGAATTATCATATTTATAATAATTTGATGCTAAATAGTGGATTAAAACTGCGTGAAGGTTTTAATCGTGTAGCCGAAAATAATATTATGGTGAATAATTCTCTGCATCCACATGTTTGGTTTGTTAATAGTGAAGATGTTTTTAAACATAATATTGTTCAAAAAAGCTATCAAGATGTAAGATTATCTGGTTGGGGAAAAGAGATGGATTACAACTTTTTTCCGAATGAAGAATCGATGTTGAAAGCACAAATTTACAATAGAGATTTACATAGTGCTTTTGGCGATCCGATGTTTAAAGATCCAGCATCATTAGATTTTTCGGTTGCTGAAAATTCGCCTGCATTAAAAATAGGTTTCAAAAACTTTCCTATGGATCAATTTGGAGTTCAGAATGCAGAGTTGAAAAAAATGGCCAAAACACCAGAAATTCCAGTGATGAGAGATCCTTCCGAAGAAAATAAAAAAGGAAATCTTGTTGTGGCTTGGTTACGTAACGACTTAAAAAGTGTAGAGTCTGAGCAAGAACAATCGGCTTATGGTTTAAATACTCCAGAAGGTGTTATTCTTTTAAAAGTTTGGTCGGGTAGCCCTGCTGTGAAAAATGACGGACTTAAAAAAGGCGATGTGATTCTTGAGGCTGACGGTAAAAAGGTAAAAACTGTAAAAGACTTTTTTCAAATTAATGTTGAAAATAAAACGGATAAATTAGACTTGGTTATCATGCGTAATCAATCGGAAAAGAAAATAACTATTAACACTAAATAA
- a CDS encoding SGNH/GDSL hydrolase family protein, with protein sequence MNVYKALIIFTIAFTLNVGIGFSQTMPYEKPEWGAYTEGEEGFLMAHVVNWPEDGKLVIDRAIKPREARLLSDPDKKIKIKIKLIDDKLTVLLPEKAPSSQISVVKIQLIPNDDWANFGRYRKANKELKAPTKKENRVVFMGNSITEKWVMFHADFFTENNYVGRGISGQTSSQMLLRFKPDVVNLNPKAVVIHAGTNDIAGNRGPISIAEIADNIFSMAEIAKANNIKVVLASVLPASSYSWSPSVEPIEKISELNGLIKAYAKKNNIVYLDYYTPMVNADKGLIKAYGRDTVHPNLDGYAIMEPLVKAAIKKALKK encoded by the coding sequence ATGAATGTTTATAAGGCGTTAATAATTTTTACAATTGCTTTTACATTAAATGTTGGTATTGGGTTTTCTCAAACCATGCCTTATGAAAAACCAGAATGGGGCGCATATACTGAAGGTGAAGAAGGTTTTTTAATGGCACATGTTGTTAATTGGCCAGAAGATGGTAAACTAGTTATAGATAGAGCCATTAAACCAAGAGAGGCAAGATTACTTTCTGATCCTGATAAAAAAATAAAAATAAAAATAAAATTAATTGATGATAAATTAACTGTTTTATTACCTGAAAAGGCACCTAGCTCTCAAATTTCAGTTGTTAAAATTCAATTAATACCAAATGATGATTGGGCAAATTTTGGAAGGTACAGAAAAGCAAATAAAGAATTAAAAGCACCAACTAAAAAGGAAAATAGAGTGGTGTTTATGGGGAACTCTATCACCGAAAAATGGGTGATGTTTCATGCCGATTTCTTCACTGAAAACAATTATGTAGGTCGTGGTATTAGCGGGCAAACTTCATCTCAAATGTTATTAAGGTTCAAGCCCGATGTGGTTAATTTAAATCCGAAAGCAGTAGTGATACATGCAGGAACTAATGATATTGCAGGAAATAGAGGTCCTATTTCTATCGCAGAAATTGCAGATAATATTTTTTCAATGGCCGAAATTGCTAAAGCCAATAACATAAAAGTAGTTTTAGCTTCTGTACTTCCTGCTAGTAGCTATTCTTGGAGTCCGTCGGTAGAACCTATAGAAAAAATTAGCGAACTTAATGGCTTAATTAAAGCATATGCTAAAAAGAATAACATTGTGTATTTAGATTATTACACACCAATGGTAAATGCAGATAAAGGTTTAATAAAGGCTTATGGTAGAGATACGGTACATCCAAATTTAGATGGTTATGCTATTATGGAACCTTTGGTTAAAGCGGCTATAAAGAAGGCTTTGAAGAAGTAG
- a CDS encoding alpha/beta hydrolase, which translates to MNFRKALITVLGLMIFASCNGQENQDVVTKDAIYKVVNNDSLMLRVYFPDNFKKKKKYPTIVFFFGGGWNGGTITQFEDQSKYFASRGMVTAVVDYRVKSRNKTTPFDAVKDAKSAMRYLKIHAKDFGIDTKKMVASGGSAGGHLAAATTLLPGLNESTDDLSVSPKATALILFNPVIDNGEGGYGYERIGNRYMEISPMHNITKGVPPTIFFLGDNDKHIPVATGKEYKSRMEAVGSRCDFLIYEGQEHGFFNKSKKKGKYYYETVYEADLFLQSLGYLNGKATITKAEN; encoded by the coding sequence ATGAATTTTAGAAAAGCGCTTATTACAGTATTAGGTTTAATGATTTTTGCATCATGTAATGGTCAAGAGAATCAAGATGTTGTTACTAAAGATGCGATTTACAAAGTGGTTAATAACGATTCTTTAATGCTTCGTGTTTATTTTCCTGATAACTTTAAAAAGAAGAAAAAATATCCAACTATAGTTTTCTTTTTTGGAGGCGGATGGAATGGAGGAACTATTACGCAGTTTGAAGATCAATCTAAATATTTTGCATCACGAGGTATGGTGACTGCGGTTGTAGATTATCGTGTAAAGAGTCGTAATAAAACCACCCCTTTTGATGCTGTAAAAGATGCGAAGTCGGCTATGCGTTATTTAAAAATTCATGCTAAAGACTTCGGAATCGATACCAAGAAAATGGTTGCTTCTGGAGGATCTGCAGGAGGACATTTAGCAGCTGCAACAACATTGCTTCCTGGGTTAAATGAATCTACAGATGATCTTTCTGTAAGTCCAAAAGCGACTGCTTTAATCTTGTTTAACCCGGTAATAGATAATGGCGAAGGCGGTTATGGTTACGAGCGTATAGGCAATCGTTATATGGAAATTTCACCAATGCATAATATCACAAAAGGCGTACCACCAACTATTTTCTTTTTAGGAGATAATGATAAACACATACCGGTTGCAACAGGAAAAGAATATAAATCTAGAATGGAGGCAGTAGGAAGTCGATGTGATTTTTTAATATATGAAGGGCAAGAACATGGCTTTTTTAATAAGTCTAAAAAGAAAGGTAAATATTACTATGAAACGGTTTATGAAGCCGATTTATTTTTACAATCGCTGGGCTATTTAAACGGAAAAGCAACAATAACTAAAGCTGAAAATTAA
- a CDS encoding heparinase II/III family protein, with the protein MRTKFFLIPLMVGIMCCASMLQAQESGHPRIYATNAAKKDFLNSIKSIEWKKSLVDKKIANLEKYLKYVENDPTWLVSRLQMNWKTKHNKVFLKGGEFAYSEGTAPVPTVRFSGTRDWATEYSSPKLEDVEPYFDDPRGYYLADKKTKKKEWVHPSKIGHAIEGTNRHIMSLVEDASFLYWVTGDKKYAEFAKPVFETYIEGMYYRDAPIDLENGTQQRISGLATFEVIHEKILISLLTTYDFLYDYFEDEKVNLDHSAVVFQKWGDQIITNGIPDNNWNLFQARFLTYVALTLDNNDAYKNGKGREYFLDHTFTTSTERQLSIEESLLVYDQENGMWPECASYSVHVITTLLNIFTLLDNSTNNNELSKFPIIEKAALASFQYLFPSGYTVGFGDSNHKTLPPENFELLISNYSKYNNEEKEAVISGLLDQMISKGEYEREANDLFQLFFYVDHLKKGDANENGLEKLTSPTFYASNVSMFNQRLGKGDDAMMISTAGSFGNHSHVNGISIELFANKYALGLDMGKGSSYWHTDHREYYSRFPAHNTVVVNGVSDYNAMRGYHPFKLDNNFPEVSTTPTFDKLTFSKVSFFEPKTKANQQRFTALIKSNSEKGYILDVFRSKKEEGGKQRHDYFYHNLGQSLQILDSNSKALALKSTSDFGSKQGDIKAYDYITNKKKLETTKDVQALFRLKTSDAPDNLMKIWIKGSADQSIYTALAPKSNVLKRGSGTAPAEVIGDSIQTLIVKRNASAWVNPFAMVFNPYFEGEENSVNAVSYSTIRDYPNTQVIDVLMNDKTAKDHIILNASESDIVKNDALYQKGLLSVTRQSEQSDKLEFLFLSGMYKFENNGWDIVAAGEPFTLSIEKTDQGFKFQTDKAITINMPFVKGDKPAELRLYENGKLVGSRKGTTNRNRDDQLVFKIEKGYENAEIVFDKN; encoded by the coding sequence ATGAGAACGAAATTTTTTTTAATTCCCCTAATGGTTGGTATCATGTGTTGTGCTTCTATGTTGCAAGCACAAGAATCTGGACATCCTAGAATTTATGCTACCAATGCCGCTAAAAAGGATTTTTTAAACAGCATAAAATCTATTGAGTGGAAAAAAAGCTTAGTCGATAAGAAAATTGCTAATCTAGAAAAGTATTTAAAATATGTGGAGAACGACCCAACATGGCTAGTTTCTAGGTTACAAATGAATTGGAAAACAAAGCATAATAAAGTATTTTTAAAAGGAGGGGAGTTTGCTTATTCTGAAGGAACTGCGCCTGTGCCAACCGTTCGTTTTTCTGGAACGCGAGATTGGGCTACCGAATATTCTTCACCTAAATTAGAAGACGTTGAACCTTATTTTGATGATCCTCGTGGTTATTATTTAGCTGATAAAAAAACAAAGAAAAAAGAATGGGTTCACCCATCAAAAATTGGGCATGCCATTGAAGGCACTAACCGCCATATTATGAGTTTGGTTGAAGATGCTTCTTTTTTGTATTGGGTTACTGGCGATAAAAAATATGCTGAATTTGCAAAGCCAGTTTTCGAAACCTATATAGAAGGCATGTATTACAGAGATGCGCCTATCGATTTAGAAAACGGAACACAACAGCGTATTTCTGGATTGGCAACTTTTGAAGTGATTCATGAAAAAATTCTAATTAGTTTACTAACCACATACGATTTTCTGTATGATTATTTTGAAGATGAAAAAGTAAATTTAGATCATAGTGCAGTGGTATTTCAAAAATGGGGCGATCAAATTATTACTAACGGTATACCAGATAATAACTGGAATCTTTTTCAGGCTCGGTTTTTAACCTACGTCGCTTTAACTTTAGATAATAATGATGCTTACAAAAACGGAAAAGGTCGTGAGTACTTTTTAGATCATACGTTTACTACATCTACAGAACGTCAATTATCAATTGAAGAATCGTTGCTAGTTTACGATCAAGAAAATGGTATGTGGCCAGAGTGTGCTTCATATTCTGTGCATGTTATTACCACTTTACTTAATATTTTTACTTTATTAGATAACTCGACTAACAATAATGAGCTTTCTAAATTTCCTATTATAGAGAAAGCAGCATTAGCGTCGTTTCAATATTTATTTCCTAGTGGTTACACGGTAGGTTTTGGCGATTCGAATCATAAAACATTACCTCCAGAAAATTTCGAACTTTTAATTTCAAATTATAGTAAATATAACAATGAAGAAAAAGAAGCGGTTATTTCTGGCTTGTTAGACCAAATGATTTCTAAAGGGGAATATGAGCGTGAGGCAAACGATTTATTTCAATTGTTTTTTTATGTTGATCATTTGAAAAAGGGAGATGCGAACGAAAATGGTTTAGAGAAGTTAACCTCACCAACATTTTATGCATCTAACGTGAGTATGTTTAATCAAAGATTAGGCAAAGGCGATGATGCTATGATGATTTCTACGGCTGGTTCCTTCGGAAACCATTCCCATGTAAATGGTATTTCAATCGAATTATTTGCTAATAAATATGCTTTAGGTCTCGATATGGGTAAAGGTTCTAGTTATTGGCATACAGACCATAGAGAATATTATTCTAGATTTCCGGCTCACAATACGGTTGTAGTCAATGGGGTGTCAGATTATAATGCCATGCGTGGTTACCATCCTTTTAAATTGGATAATAACTTCCCGGAGGTTAGTACAACACCTACTTTTGATAAGTTAACTTTTTCTAAGGTGTCGTTTTTTGAACCAAAGACAAAAGCAAACCAACAACGTTTTACGGCTCTTATAAAATCGAATAGTGAAAAAGGATATATTTTAGATGTATTTCGTTCTAAAAAAGAAGAAGGTGGTAAACAACGTCACGATTATTTTTATCATAATTTAGGACAATCGCTTCAAATTTTAGATTCGAATTCTAAAGCACTTGCTTTAAAATCAACTTCAGATTTTGGAAGTAAACAGGGAGATATTAAAGCTTACGATTATATCACAAATAAAAAGAAGTTGGAAACAACCAAAGATGTTCAGGCACTTTTTAGATTGAAAACTAGCGACGCACCAGATAATTTAATGAAAATTTGGATTAAAGGAAGTGCGGACCAAAGTATTTACACAGCTTTGGCTCCAAAATCTAACGTGTTAAAAAGAGGTTCTGGTACGGCACCTGCTGAGGTTATTGGCGATTCTATACAAACTTTAATTGTAAAGCGTAATGCATCGGCTTGGGTAAACCCATTCGCGATGGTTTTTAATCCTTATTTCGAAGGTGAAGAAAATTCGGTTAATGCAGTATCATATTCAACTATTAGAGACTACCCAAATACGCAAGTTATTGATGTGTTAATGAATGATAAAACGGCTAAGGATCATATCATTCTTAATGCTTCAGAATCTGATATTGTTAAAAATGATGCCCTATATCAAAAAGGGTTACTTTCTGTTACAAGACAATCGGAACAAAGTGATAAATTAGAGTTTTTATTCCTTTCAGGAATGTATAAATTTGAAAATAACGGTTGGGATATTGTAGCAGCTGGCGAGCCATTTACTCTATCTATTGAAAAAACAGACCAAGGGTTTAAGTTTCAAACCGATAAAGCAATCACTATAAACATGCCTTTTGTAAAAGGAGACAAACCTGCGGAATTACGTTTATACGAAAACGGTAAATTAGTAGGAAGTCGAAAAGGAACAACCAATCGTAATAGAGACGATCAGTTAGTTTTTAAAATAGAGAAAGGTTATGAAAACGCAGAAATTGTATTCGATAAAAATTAA
- a CDS encoding sulfatase family protein, with the protein MVYGNNVLILCLILIFSQLSFAFQEKQEFPNIVLINADDLGYGDLSCYGARKLHTPNIDKLAKEGRMFTDAHAASAVCTPSRYALLTGEYPVRHGSLNSPVFLKNKLVIDTQKETIASILKKAGYATACVGKWHLGFGTTEPVDWNKPLTPGPNELGFDYYYGVPVVNSHPPFVYVENHDVVGLTEDDPFVYGQKAKTKKVFEKMHLNAIGGADKAHVLYVDDQVGTHLKDKAVSWMKSQKENPFFMYFATTNIHHPFTPAPQFIGTSESGLYGDFVHELDWIVGEVMQTLEEMGVAENTLVLFTSDNGGMFNATGQEAWKDGHRLNGDLLGFKFDAWEGGHRIPFIAHWPNKIKAAEVSNQLICNVDMLATFAALTEQELEAGQGMDSKNFLAAITGQTNKQIRNEVLLAPQKKSHLTLRKGKWLYIGAQGGGGFTSSKQGTHGFGGPAAITFAGEINSDIENGKIKKDAPIGQLYNLEIDISQANNLYAQYPEVVKEMQNSLDTYKTEKKITINTK; encoded by the coding sequence ATGGTTTACGGTAATAACGTTCTAATACTTTGCTTAATCTTAATTTTTAGCCAATTATCATTTGCTTTTCAAGAAAAACAAGAGTTTCCTAACATTGTTTTAATTAATGCCGATGATCTTGGTTATGGTGATTTGAGTTGTTATGGTGCTAGAAAACTTCATACCCCAAATATCGATAAATTAGCTAAAGAAGGACGAATGTTTACAGATGCACATGCAGCCTCGGCAGTTTGTACACCATCACGTTATGCTTTACTTACGGGGGAATATCCTGTTAGACATGGAAGTTTAAATAGTCCTGTTTTTCTTAAGAATAAGTTAGTGATTGATACTCAAAAAGAAACTATAGCTTCCATCCTTAAAAAAGCGGGTTATGCAACTGCTTGTGTTGGAAAGTGGCATCTTGGTTTTGGAACAACTGAACCTGTAGATTGGAATAAACCATTAACACCTGGTCCAAACGAACTTGGTTTTGATTACTATTATGGCGTACCTGTTGTAAATAGTCATCCGCCTTTTGTATATGTTGAAAATCATGATGTAGTAGGATTGACAGAAGATGATCCGTTTGTTTATGGGCAAAAAGCAAAAACAAAAAAAGTTTTTGAGAAAATGCACTTAAATGCTATTGGAGGTGCAGATAAAGCACATGTATTATATGTGGATGATCAAGTAGGAACTCATTTAAAAGATAAAGCCGTTAGTTGGATGAAATCGCAAAAAGAAAACCCTTTCTTTATGTATTTTGCCACAACGAATATTCACCATCCTTTTACACCTGCACCACAATTTATAGGAACTAGTGAAAGTGGTTTGTATGGCGATTTTGTTCATGAATTAGATTGGATTGTTGGTGAAGTTATGCAGACCCTTGAAGAAATGGGCGTAGCGGAAAACACTTTAGTGCTATTTACTAGTGATAATGGAGGTATGTTTAATGCTACAGGACAAGAGGCATGGAAAGATGGACACCGATTAAATGGTGATTTATTAGGGTTTAAGTTTGATGCTTGGGAAGGCGGTCATCGTATTCCATTTATAGCACATTGGCCAAATAAAATAAAGGCAGCCGAAGTTTCTAATCAGTTAATTTGTAATGTTGATATGTTAGCAACTTTTGCAGCGCTTACGGAACAAGAACTTGAAGCAGGACAAGGCATGGATAGTAAAAATTTTTTAGCAGCAATAACTGGTCAAACCAATAAGCAAATAAGAAATGAAGTGTTATTAGCTCCTCAAAAAAAATCACACCTTACTTTACGTAAAGGAAAATGGCTATATATTGGAGCACAAGGTGGTGGAGGTTTTACCTCCAGTAAACAAGGTACCCATGGTTTTGGAGGACCAGCCGCAATAACTTTTGCCGGAGAAATTAATAGTGATATTGAAAATGGTAAAATAAAAAAGGATGCACCTATAGGACAACTTTATAACCTTGAAATAGATATTTCTCAAGCTAATAATCTGTATGCACAATATCCAGAAGTAGTAAAAGAAATGCAAAACAGTTTAGATACATATAAAACAGAAAAGAAAATAACTATAAACACTAAATAA
- a CDS encoding alpha-L-fucosidase: protein MKNLNKILLLALVIALNTNVGFAQSSSKKKLSDDERMEWWRDSKFGMFIHWGAYSIIGGERGTKIAGGGAEWAMDKLDYTVKDYEKFPEMFNPVMFDADAWVSMAKNAGMKYIVLTSKHHEGFGLWDSKVSDYDVMDTAPFKRDIVKELSEACKKQGIKFCLYYSIVDWHHPQAQGNLYPNYNIAQHDDPSVVNPEFPEYFKNYMKPQVKELLSNYGDIGVVWFDGDWISDYTTEMGKELYSFIRDIQPNTIVNNRVDKGRTGMDGMNNHPGEFAGDFGTPEQEIPDTGIDSDWEACMTMNGSWGYKPSDNNWKSSEDLIEKLVDIVSKGGNFLLNIGPDGFGRFPAESIRRLNAMGEWTKINGEAVYGASASPYEKPKWGRYTKKDNVVYAHVFDWPTDGVLKLNKGIKVKKATLLSAPGKTLNALATSRDVLVDVPMLAPDATVSVVKIELAN, encoded by the coding sequence ATGAAAAATTTAAACAAAATACTATTGCTAGCATTGGTGATTGCATTAAACACTAATGTGGGTTTTGCTCAAAGTTCTAGCAAGAAAAAATTGTCTGATGACGAACGTATGGAATGGTGGCGCGATTCTAAATTCGGAATGTTCATCCACTGGGGAGCGTATTCTATCATTGGTGGAGAACGTGGTACAAAAATAGCTGGAGGTGGTGCAGAGTGGGCCATGGATAAGTTGGATTACACCGTTAAAGATTACGAGAAATTTCCAGAAATGTTTAATCCTGTTATGTTTGATGCTGATGCTTGGGTAAGTATGGCTAAAAATGCTGGGATGAAGTATATTGTATTGACTTCTAAGCATCATGAAGGTTTTGGATTATGGGATTCTAAAGTGTCTGATTATGACGTGATGGATACGGCACCTTTTAAGCGTGATATTGTGAAAGAACTATCTGAAGCTTGTAAAAAACAAGGTATTAAATTTTGTTTATACTATTCTATCGTAGATTGGCACCATCCGCAAGCACAAGGAAACTTGTATCCAAATTACAACATTGCACAGCATGATGATCCATCGGTTGTAAATCCTGAATTTCCAGAGTATTTTAAAAACTATATGAAACCTCAGGTTAAAGAACTTTTATCTAACTATGGAGACATTGGAGTGGTTTGGTTTGATGGTGATTGGATTTCAGATTATACTACCGAAATGGGAAAAGAACTTTACAGTTTTATTCGTGATATTCAACCTAACACTATTGTAAATAATAGAGTTGATAAAGGTAGAACAGGTATGGATGGTATGAACAATCATCCAGGAGAATTTGCTGGAGATTTTGGAACACCAGAACAAGAAATTCCAGATACAGGAATTGATTCGGATTGGGAAGCTTGTATGACTATGAATGGGTCTTGGGGTTACAAACCATCGGATAATAACTGGAAAAGTAGTGAAGATTTAATAGAGAAATTAGTTGATATCGTTTCTAAAGGTGGTAACTTCTTATTAAACATTGGCCCTGATGGTTTTGGTAGATTTCCTGCTGAAAGTATTAGACGTTTAAATGCTATGGGAGAATGGACAAAAATAAATGGTGAAGCTGTTTATGGTGCTTCTGCAAGTCCTTATGAGAAACCAAAATGGGGTCGTTATACTAAAAAAGATAATGTTGTTTATGCACATGTTTTCGATTGGCCAACAGATGGTGTTTTAAAATTAAATAAAGGTATTAAGGTTAAAAAAGCAACGTTATTATCTGCTCCTGGTAAAACATTAAATGCTTTAGCAACATCTAGAGATGTATTAGTAGATGTTCCAATGTTAGCGCCAGACGCTACGGTTTCTGTTGTTAAAATTGAATTAGCAAACTAA